Proteins from a single region of Candidatus Marinimicrobia bacterium CG08_land_8_20_14_0_20_45_22:
- a CDS encoding integrase, giving the protein MNQITDIIKSQGSEGRVLLTRPPVGRSGEPAGFFETVRREIKLRNYSQKTAKAYLSCLRSFVRYFAPRHPRELNSDDIKNYLLYLIENKQLASATVNQVFNALRFLYVDLYKMPFKIGNIPRPKKDKQLPVILSREEVMSILGNIENHKHKALLMLIYSAGLRVGEVVRLRISDIDSDRKLIYLKSAKGKKDRYSLLSDTALENLRIYYRMYKPKNYLFEGFKENEHLSERSVQEVFKRAVRQAGIRKHVTVHSLRHSFATHLLESGVDLRYIQEVLGHASSKTTEIYTHVSHQKLGQIINPLDAAYHAQR; this is encoded by the coding sequence ATGAATCAGATCACTGACATAATAAAAAGCCAGGGCTCAGAGGGAAGAGTTTTACTTACCCGTCCTCCGGTTGGCCGATCTGGCGAGCCTGCCGGATTTTTTGAGACTGTTCGCCGGGAAATAAAACTGAGGAATTACAGCCAGAAGACCGCTAAAGCATATCTCAGTTGCCTACGATCATTTGTCCGCTATTTTGCACCCCGTCATCCACGTGAATTAAATAGTGATGATATTAAAAATTACCTGCTATATTTGATCGAAAATAAACAGCTAGCATCGGCAACAGTCAACCAGGTTTTCAATGCTCTGCGGTTCTTATACGTGGATCTTTACAAAATGCCATTTAAGATTGGCAATATTCCCCGACCAAAAAAAGATAAACAATTGCCTGTCATTTTAAGCCGGGAAGAGGTAATGAGCATTCTCGGTAATATTGAAAACCATAAACATAAAGCCTTGCTGATGCTGATTTATTCAGCCGGTTTGCGGGTTGGCGAAGTCGTTCGCTTAAGGATCAGTGACATTGATAGTGACCGCAAACTTATTTACCTTAAAAGCGCCAAAGGTAAAAAGGATCGCTATTCTTTGTTATCTGACACTGCTCTGGAAAATCTGAGAATATATTACCGCATGTATAAACCAAAGAATTATCTGTTTGAAGGATTTAAGGAGAATGAACATCTATCGGAACGGAGCGTTCAGGAGGTTTTCAAAAGGGCTGTCCGACAGGCTGGAATCCGCAAACATGTTACGGTTCATAGTCTGCGTCACTCGTTTGCAACTCACCTGCTTGAGTCCGGAGTTGACTTACGATATATACAGGAGGTGCTTGGTCATGCCAGTTCAAAGACGACGGAAATTTACACGCATGTCAGCCACCAAAAACTTGGTCAAATCATTAATCCACTGGATGCGGCTTACCATGCTCAGAGATAG